Proteins found in one Elgaria multicarinata webbii isolate HBS135686 ecotype San Diego chromosome 12, rElgMul1.1.pri, whole genome shotgun sequence genomic segment:
- the TTC12 gene encoding tetratricopeptide repeat protein 12, with protein sequence MMNPALKEKGNDAFSKGDYALAIQRYTEGLKKQKDMQVLYTNRAQAYMKLQNYEKAISDCDWALRCDEKCIKALFHMGKAYLAQKQYSKSRECYLKILEIDPQKENLCKDCINEVDLEEKRQYEEERALQELESGKQVSVSVIELLQKLSKPDENAFFYAGGIRLLTKAIQDCTEQILFRMNNGFSIINDNEVVRRVFCTKTTYAAEMELTLSLLLLWQAVCNGNEENQRLLLTHPDVNVQLPTLLLSEVPEIQENCMALLSLYAETENGRSLLIRHLNTTKWLQILMSFIKVFDSRASCALKLLTNLIMEEKFKIQCRIKLSTEALPLFTQLLGSVKTVNQLALAQCIAIMGDLCSDMVIRMQMSESQECWQCCLCFLDECWTEKKVTICPECLYAVLGLMMNLSVEPSLIIQEHAEEISEKCMSLFSSKDGRIVTRAVGLLSHVLPTSQVALEEAVKQDVVKKMIRFLKDSGPTTTSYAMKTLAACAKSSRRAQEQMVKWDKKCNTLLKLLRSQDEMVAGNAAFCLGRCLEVPGTATNLLDTDVVRILLKVSGRDAQKTSVQENAAIALGKLCTADARQVSVGMGSPRIVLKHFAWIHLNS encoded by the exons ATGATGAATCCAG CGCTGAAAGAAAAAGGGAATGATGCTTTCAGCAAAGGGGACTATGCCCTGGCCATCCAGAGGTACACTGAAGGTCTAAAGAAGCAGAAGGACATGCAGGTGCTATACACCAACAGAGCACAG GCTTACATGAAGTTGCAGAATTATGAAAAGGCCATCAGTGACTGTGATTGGGCTTTAAGG TGTGATGAAAAATGCATCAAAGCTCTCTTCCACATGGGGAAAGCATACTTGGCCCAGAAGCAGTACAGTAAG TCCAGGGAGTGCTACCTGAAAATTTTAGAAATCGATCCCCAAAAAGAGAACCTGTGCAAAG ATTGCATAAATGAAGTagacttggaggaaaaaaggcaatacGAGGAGGAGAGAGCCTTACAGGAGTTAGAATCTGGAAAGCAAGTTTCTGTATCTGTGATCGAGTTGCTGCAGAAACTCAGCAAGCCTGATGAGAACGCCTTCTTCTATGCGGGTGGGATTAGGCTCTTGACAAAAGCGATACAAGATT GCACTGAACAAATCTTGTTTAGAATGAACAATGGGTTCAGTATCATCAATGACAACGAGGTCGTACGACG GGTCTTCTGCACCAAGACAACATATGCGGCTGAAATGGAACTGActctttcccttctcctcctctggcaAGCAGTCTGCAATGGGAATG aaGAGAACCAGCGTCTGCTTCTAACTCACCCTGATGTGAATGTGCAACTTCCCACTCTATTGCTTTCTGAGGTGCCCGAAATCCAAGAAAACTGCATGGCCCTGCTTTCTCTCTATGCGGAGACTGAGAATGGGAGGAGCCTGCTGATCCGACACCTGAATACAACCAA GTGGCTGCAGATTTTGATGTCCTTCATCAAGGTTTTTGACAGCAGGGCAAGCTGTGCTTTGAAGCTGCTGACCAACTTAATCATGGAGGAGAA GTTCAAAATCCAGTGTCGTATCAAACTCTCCACAGAGGCTTTGCCGTTGTTTACACAGTTGCTG GGTTCTGTCAAGACGGTGAATCAGCTCGCCCTTGCACAGTGTATCGCCATCATGGGAGATCTCTGCTCAGACATGGTCATCCGAATGCAGATGTCTGAAagccaggaatgctggcagtGTTGTTTGTGTTTTTTG GATGAATGCTGGACTGAAAAGAAGGTCACCATATGCCCCGAGTGCCTATATGCAGTGCTTGGCCTAATGATGAACCTCTCTGTGGAACCCAGTTTGATCATTCAG GAACATGCAGAAGAAATCTCTGAGAAATGCATGTCGCTTTTCAGCAGTAAAGATGGAAGAATTGTGACT cGGGCAGTTGGGCTTTTAAGCCACGTCCTGCCAACAAGTCAAGTGGCACTGGAAGAGGCAGTGAAACAAGACGTGGTGAAGAAAATGATCAGATTCCTGAAG GACAGTGGACCAACCACAACTAGCTATGCAATGAAGACCCTTGCCGCTTGTGCCAAAAGCAGCCGACGGGCGCAGGAACAGATGGTGAAGTGGGACAAGA AATGTAACACATTGCTAAAACTCCTGCGCTCCCAGGATGAGATGGTAGCAGGAAATGCCGCTTTCTGCCTCGGGAGATGCCTTGAGGTGCCCGGAACAGCGACGAATTTGCTAGACACCGACGTCGTGAGGATTTTATTGAAAGTCAGTGGCAGGGATGCCCAGAAGACCTCTGTGCAAGAGAATGCAGCCATCGCTTTGGGGAAGCTCTGCACAGCTGACGCCAGGCAGGTATCCGTAGGAATGGGCTCACCCAGGATTGTCCTCAAACACTTTGCCTGGATTCATCTGAACAGCTGA